The Archangium primigenium genomic interval CCACCCAGGACGCCTTGTGGGACGGCGAGCTCGCCATCTCCGGGGACGTGGTCCGCCTGGACTACGACTGGCGCCGCTTGCGGCTCATCGGCGCCTTCCTCCAGGACAGCGGCGCCTCGGGGGACACCTTCGCGCTGGATGGCACCGAGTCCAATGCCGCCATCACCCTGGCGACCGGCGAGTGCATCGCGGATCAGATCGCCATGCGCCTGGAAGGCACGACGCAGCGCGCCACGGTCTTCTCCGGGGTGATCAGCATCCGCGTGGAGCCCCGGGTGCAGCAGCCCTGGTGCTCGTGTCAGTTGTGGGTGACGTACTCCGCCACGCAGATCCCCACGACGGCCGCATCCTTTCCTTGAGGCAGCGGGGCGGGGCTCCTAGAACCAGGGTTCCGACGCGCCGCACTGGAGGAACCCCATGGCTGATGCACCTCGCTCGTCCGAAGCGCTGAATTCCGTCCTCGTCGAGACCCGCGTCTTCCCACCGCCCGCGGACTTCTCGCGCCGGGCGCACATCGGCAGCATGGAGGACTATCGCCGCCTGTGGGACGAGGCGGCGGCCAACCCCGAGGCCTACTGGGGGGCGCGCGCCCGCGAGGAGCTGTACTGGAAGGAGCCCTTCCAGACGGTGCTCGACTGGAAGCCCCCGCACGCGCGGTGGTTCGTCGAGGGCCGCACCAACCTCGCCTACAACTGTCTGGACCGGCACCTGCCCGCGCGCCAGGACAAGACGGCCATCATCTTCGAGGGCGAGCCGGGCGACCGGCGCAAGGTGACGTACGGCGAGCTGTCGCGGTTGGTGAACCGGCTGGCCAACGGCCTGCGCGCGCTGGGCGTGAAGAAGGGGGACCGCGTGGGCATCTACCTGCCCATGGTGCCCGAGGCCGCGGTGGCCATGCTCGCGTGCGCGCGCATCGGCGCGGTGCACTCGGTGGTGTTCGGCGGCTTCTCGGCCGAGGCGCTCCAGGAGCGCATGAACGACGCGGGCGCCAAGGTGCTGCTCACCGCGGACGGCGGCTGGCGCAAGGGCGCCGTGGTGCCGCTCATCGCCAACGTGCGCAAGGCGGTGCCCAACATGAAGGGCGTGGAGCACGTGGTGGTGCTCCAGCGCACCACCCAGGGCACGCTCGCGCTGGAGGGCAAGGAGCGCTCCTGGGCCGAGCTGTGTGACGCCCAGGCCGACACCTGCGAGCCCGAGTGGGTGGAGAGCGAGCACCCGCTGTTCATCCTCTACACCTCGGGCAGCACCGGCAAGCCCAAGGGCGTGCTGCACACCACGGGCGGCTACTCCGTCTACGCCTCGCTCACCACGCGCTGGGTGTTCGACCTCAAGGAGGACGACGTCTACTGGTGCACCGCCGACGTGGGCTGGGTCACCGGGCACAGCTACCTCGTCTACGGGCCGCTGATGAACGGCGTCACCACGGTCCTCTTCGAAGGCGCGCTCACGCACCCCAACGCCGACCGGTGCTGGGAGCTCATCGCGCGCGAGAAGATCTCCATCCTCTACACGGCGCCCACGGCCATCCGCGCCTTCATGCGCCTGGGAGACGACCTGCCGCGCAAGCACGACATGTCGTCCCTGCGGCTGCTCGGCTCGGTGGGCGAGCCCATCAACCCGGAAGCGTGGATGTGGTACCGCAACGTGATTGGCGGCGAGCGCTGCCCCGTGGTGGACACGTGGTGGCAGACGGAGACGGGCGGCATCATGCTCTCGCCCCTGCCGGGCGCCACGCCCACCAAGCCGGGCAGCGCCACGCTGCCCCTGCCGGGCATCCACACCGAGGTGCTCGACAAGCAGGGCAATCCGGTGGGCGCCAACCAGGGCGGCCAGCTCTTCGTCACCCGGCCGTGGCCCGCGATGCTGCGCACGGTGTACGGCGATCCGCAGCGCTACGTGAACACGTACTTCAGCGAGCTGCCCGGCAAGTACTTCACCGGGGACGGCGCGCGGCGCGACGACGACGGCTACTTCTGGCTGATGGGCCGCGTGGACGACGTGGTGAACGTGGCGGGCCACCGCCTGGGCACCGCCGAGGTGGAGAGCGCGCTCGTGTCGCACAAGTCCGTGGCCGAGGCGGCCGTGGTGGGCCGTCCGGACGACCTCAAGGGCACGGGCCTGGTGGCCTTCGTGACGCTCAAGAAGGGCGTGGGCCACTCGCCCGAGCTCAAGAAGGAGCTCGCCGCGCACGTGGGCAAGGAGATCGGCGCCATCGCGCGGCCGGACGAGATCCGCTTCGCCGAGGGCCTGCCCAAGACGCGCTCGGGGAAGATCATGCGCCGGCTCTTGCGCGACGTGGCCAGCGGCAAGCAGACCACGGGCGACACCACCACGCTCGAGGACCTCAACGTGCTCGCGGCGCTGCGCAACGACGAGGACTGACGCACGGCCGCGCGCGGCCTTCGGGCGTGCCCCTCGCTGGTCGAGGGGGGCACGCCGTCGCCTGACGGGAGCCACCCACCATGAAGCCGCCGATTGGACGAGACACCACGCTGTGTATGTCGTTGGCGGCCCGGCCCGGCACCTTCGGGTCCCGCTTCCACAATCACCTCTACGAGGCCCTGGGCCTCGACTACGTCTATAAGGCGTTCACCACCCGGGATCTGCCCGCGGCGATTGGCGGCGTCCGGGCCCTGGGCATTCGCGGCTGCGCCATCTCCATGCCCTTCAAGGAGGCGGTGATGGCCCTGCTGGATGGACTGGAGCCCTCGGCCCGGGCCATCGACTCGGTCAACACCATCGTGAACGAGGGGGGCCGGCTCACCGGGTACAACACGGACTATGTCGCGGTGCGGCGGCTGGTGGAGGAAGCCCGGCTCGCGCCCGACATGCCCTTCCTCCTGCGCGGCAGTGGCGGCATGGCCAAGGCGGTGGTCGCCGCGTTCCGGGACGCGGGCCTGCGCGCCGGAACCGTCGTCGCGCGCAACGAGGCCGCGGGCCGCGCGCTCGCGCACACCTATGGCTATTCCTGGCGTGCCGAGCTTCCCGACACCCCCGCGCCGCTCCTGGTGAATGTCACACCCCTGGGCATGGCGGGCCCGGACCAGGACGTGCTCGCCTTTCCCGAGCCCCTCATCGCCGCGTGCGGCGTCGCCTTCGATGTCGTCGCGCTGCCCGTCGAGACGCCCTTCCTCGCGCGCGCCCGTGTGCTCGGCAAGCGGCTCATCTCCGGGGGCGAGGTGGCCGTGCTCCAGGCGCTCGAGCAGTTCATCCTCTACACGGGCGTCACCCCGACGCGCGCCCAGGTCGACGCCGCGGCGGCCTTCGCCCGGGGATGAGCGACGCGCTTTCATGATAGGAATTGGGGGCCCCAGGCCGTCCTCTTCCTTCCCCTGAAAGGTGTCACGCCATGGTGCTCCCCCGTTCCTCCCTCTCCTGGTGCACGTTCGCGCGCCACACCGTGTTGCTCGGTGCGCTCGCCGCGTGCGGCCCGACGGAGGAGGTCACCGAGCCCTCCCCGACGAGCGCCTTGACGACCACCGCCCAGTCCCTGCTGCCCTATCCCTCGCAGGTCTCGGCGCCGGTGTCGGTGCCCGCCTCGCAGGCGGGGGCCATGTCCCTCATGCCCGCGGTGGCCGTGGGCACTGGCGTGTCCTTCCGGGTCTGGATGGAGTTCAGCGACAGCGCGCCTCCGGCCATCTATGGCCAGCGGGTGCGGACCTCGGATGGCGTGGCCCTGGACACGGCGCCCCTGCTCATCTCCACGGGCAACGGGGCGGTCAGCCTCTATCCGGCCGTGGCCTCCGATGGCGCGAACTTCCTGGTCGTCTGGGAAGAGGGTCTGCCTTTCGTCTTCGGCCGGCGGGTGCGGGCCTCGGATGGCGCGCTGCTCGACGCCGCCCCCCGCAACTACGGCTCCTTCCCCAATTCCTACCTGGCGAACGGGAGCCCGGCCGTGACGTTCGACGGGACGAACTACCTGCTCACCTGGGTGGGGTTCCACGATCCCTCCGAGGACTTCGTGCGCAGGGTGATGGGCCGGCGGGTGCGTCCCTCGGATGGCGAGCCCCTGGAG includes:
- the acs gene encoding acetate--CoA ligase; this translates as MADAPRSSEALNSVLVETRVFPPPADFSRRAHIGSMEDYRRLWDEAAANPEAYWGARAREELYWKEPFQTVLDWKPPHARWFVEGRTNLAYNCLDRHLPARQDKTAIIFEGEPGDRRKVTYGELSRLVNRLANGLRALGVKKGDRVGIYLPMVPEAAVAMLACARIGAVHSVVFGGFSAEALQERMNDAGAKVLLTADGGWRKGAVVPLIANVRKAVPNMKGVEHVVVLQRTTQGTLALEGKERSWAELCDAQADTCEPEWVESEHPLFILYTSGSTGKPKGVLHTTGGYSVYASLTTRWVFDLKEDDVYWCTADVGWVTGHSYLVYGPLMNGVTTVLFEGALTHPNADRCWELIAREKISILYTAPTAIRAFMRLGDDLPRKHDMSSLRLLGSVGEPINPEAWMWYRNVIGGERCPVVDTWWQTETGGIMLSPLPGATPTKPGSATLPLPGIHTEVLDKQGNPVGANQGGQLFVTRPWPAMLRTVYGDPQRYVNTYFSELPGKYFTGDGARRDDDGYFWLMGRVDDVVNVAGHRLGTAEVESALVSHKSVAEAAVVGRPDDLKGTGLVAFVTLKKGVGHSPELKKELAAHVGKEIGAIARPDEIRFAEGLPKTRSGKIMRRLLRDVASGKQTTGDTTTLEDLNVLAALRNDED
- a CDS encoding shikimate 5-dehydrogenase; the encoded protein is MKPPIGRDTTLCMSLAARPGTFGSRFHNHLYEALGLDYVYKAFTTRDLPAAIGGVRALGIRGCAISMPFKEAVMALLDGLEPSARAIDSVNTIVNEGGRLTGYNTDYVAVRRLVEEARLAPDMPFLLRGSGGMAKAVVAAFRDAGLRAGTVVARNEAAGRALAHTYGYSWRAELPDTPAPLLVNVTPLGMAGPDQDVLAFPEPLIAACGVAFDVVALPVETPFLARARVLGKRLISGGEVAVLQALEQFILYTGVTPTRAQVDAAAAFARG